The following coding sequences lie in one Capsicum annuum cultivar UCD-10X-F1 chromosome 5, UCD10Xv1.1, whole genome shotgun sequence genomic window:
- the LOC107871511 gene encoding protein phosphatase 1 regulatory inhibitor subunit PPP1R8 homolog: MYGRTGLDRFKKAQSLEPFQVSANSAAKPALQPAKSVNHSSTPYAQSTTSNQHTQYVNPQPALQKSAAADATTSTAPTHHVTHGGGQSTWQPPDWAIEPRPGVYYLEVIKDGEVLDRINLDKRRHIFGRQFHTCDFVLDHQSVSRQHAAVVPHKNGSIYVIDLGSAHGTFVANERLTKDSPVELETGQSLKFAASTRTYIMRKNNEALFPPSRQVAEIDLPPAPDPSDEEAVLAYNTFLNRYGLTSRDSLSKSTVSTSGKDGNHSSERPTKRIRRRSVSFKDQVGGELVEVVGISDGVDVDTEPGPVGVKEGSLVGKYESLVEITVIPKGKEQSSVKDVNVSQTGVTDKLKQVLNKLKNPPKGGIYDDLYGESIPGKVGSWAYSGTDQAASTNDTEGPSPGSISSNVEDDTDDLFG, from the exons ATGTATGGTAGAACAGGGCTTGATCGATTTAAGAAAGCTCAGTCATTGGAGCCATTTCAAGTGTCTGCAAATTCAGCTGCTAAACCAGCATTGCAGCCTGCTAAATCGGTCAACCATTCTTCCACGCCATATGCACAATCCACAACATCTAATCAACATACTCAATACGTAAATCCACAACCTGCTTTGCAGAAATCCGCCGCGGCAGATGCAACCACTTCTACAGCGCCAACTCATCATGTCACTCACGGAGGGGGACAATCAACTTGGCAGCCTCCTGATTGGGCTATTGAGCCACGCCCAGGTGTTTATTATCTTGAGGTAATCAAGGACGGGGAGGTACTTGATCGAATTAATTTGGATAAGCGAAGGCATATCTTTGGACGACAGTTTCACACTTGTGATTTTGTCCTTGATCATCAGTCAGTATCACGCCAGCACGCTGCTGTGGTTCCTCACAAAAATGGAAG CATTTATGTGATTGATTTAGGATCTGCACATGGAACATTTGTTGCAAATGAGAGGCTGACAAAGGATTCCCCTGTCGAGCTCGAGACTGGACAATCTTTGAAGTTTGCTGCATCAACAAGGACTTACATCATGAGAAAGAACAATGAAGCTCTCTTTCCTCCTTCACGACAAGTTGCAGAAATAGATCTACCGCCAGCTCCAGATCCTTCAGACGAGGAAGCTGTTTTGGCTTATAACACTTTTTTAAACCGCTATGGGCTTACTAGCCGTGATTCGTTGTCAAAATCAACGGTTTCAACAAGTGGGAAGGACGGCAATCATTCATCTGAGAGGCCAACTAAAAGAATAAGGAGGAGAAGTGTCTCGTTTAAAGATCAGGTTGGTGGAGAGCTAGTTGAAGTTGTTGGTATTTCGGATGGAGTAGATGTAGACACAGAACCTGGTCCTGTAGGTGTGAAAGAAGGAAGTCTTGTCGGAAAATATGAGTCACTCGTAGAAATTACAGTGATACCGAAAGGGAAAGAACAGTCCTCCGTGAAAGATGTCAACGTATCCCAAACAGGCGTAACCGACAAACTTAAACAGGTATTGAACAAGTTGAAGAATCCACCAAAGGGTGGAATTTACGACGATCTTTATGGGGAATCAATTCCCGGTAAAGTAGGATCGTGGGCATATTCTGGTACCGATCAGGCTGCTTCCACTAACGATACTGAAGGACCCTCCCCTGGAAGTATCTCAAGCAATGTAGAAGACGATACTGATGATTTGTTCGGATAG
- the LOC107870079 gene encoding DNA-directed RNA polymerases IV and V subunit 4, producing MAEKGGKGFILPKTGKSALKSPASKGKDDSSLKSKRGRKVQFDSEGSLDINSTKSNGKADIPSFKVDAGKAGKAGAGGKSQKPKAPEPLELRAEQEISEDTTCVMDCEAAEIMQGIQEKMVVLSEDPSIKLPVSFDRGLAYAQRNKLYDNSQAVRQALEPVKQHGVTDGEICMIGNFPMESVDEVFALVPSLKNKKNKLRVPLENALAELAKLRRAAAA from the exons ATGGCTGAAAAAGGAGGAAAAGGGTTTATTTTGCCGAAAACCGGAAAGTCTGCCCTGAAGTCTCCTG CGTCCAAAGGGAAGGATGATAGCTCACTGAAGTCAAAAAGAGGAAGGAAAGTTCAGTTCGATTCTGAAG GATCGCTTGATATCAATTCCACAAAATCGAATGGAAAAGCTGATATACCGTCTTTCAAAG TTGACGCGGGCAAGGCCGGGAAAGCTGGCGCTGGTGGTAAAAGTCAAAAACCAAAAGCACCCGAGCCATTGGAGCTGAGAGCTGAGCAAG AAATTTCGGAGGATACAACATGCGTGATGGATTGTGAAGCTGCTGAAATTATGCAAGGAATCCAAGAGAAAATGGTGGTTTTGTCTGAAGATCCCTCTATAAAACTGCCTGT TTCATTTGACAGGGGATTGGCATATGCTCAAAGGAACAAGCTTTACGATAATTCTCAGGCTGTTAGACAAGCACTTGA GCCTGTAAAACAACATGGCGTTACTGATGGGGAG ATCTGCATGATTGGCAACTTCCCGATGGAATCTGTTGATGAAGTGTTTGCTCTTGTTCCCTCGCTCAAG AACAAAAAGAACAAGCTGAGAGTTCCCCTGGAGAACGCGTTGGCTGAACTAGCCAAACTTAGAAGGGCGGCGGCAGCATAA